One Aedes albopictus strain Foshan unplaced genomic scaffold, AalbF5 HiC_scaffold_320, whole genome shotgun sequence genomic region harbors:
- the LOC115254221 gene encoding small ribosomal subunit protein uS15: MGRMHAPGKGISQSALPYRRSVPSWLKLNADDVKEQIKKLGKKGMTPSQIGIILRDSHGVAQVRFVNGNKVLRIMKAVGLKPDIPEDLYFLIKKAVSIRKHLERNRKDIDSKFRLILIESRIHRLARYYKIKAVLPPNWKYESSTASALVA, from the exons GCTTCCGTACCGCCGCTCGGTCCCGTCCTGGCTGAAGCTGAACGCCGACGACGTCAAGGAGCAGATCAAGAAGCTCGGCAAGAAGGGTATGACGCCCTCGCAGATCGGTATCATTCTGCGTGATTCGCACGGAGTGGCCCAGGTCCGGTTCGTCAATGGCAACAAG GTCCTGCGTATCATGAAGGCCGTTGGCCTGAAGCCCGACATCCCGGAGGATCTGTACTTCCTGATCAAGAAGGCCGTCTCGATCCGCAAGCACTTGGAGCGTAACCGCAAGGACATCGACAGCAAGTTCCGTCTGATTCTGATCGAGTCCCGTATCCACCGGCTGGCCCGTTACTACAAGATCAAGGCTGTCCTGCCACCCAACTGGAAGTACGAATCCAGCACCGCCTCGGCCCTGGTTGCCTAA